In Pedobacter heparinus DSM 2366, the following are encoded in one genomic region:
- the nagA gene encoding N-acetylglucosamine-6-phosphate deacetylase: MIAITNCKLFKEGLLSADQHVLIENGKITKISNETIPDGFERIDARGDYLCPSFIDLQIYGSGGQLFSAYPTADTLKQMDADLIGKGTTGFLACVATNSMEIVYQSIDAAKAYRAEARGFLGLHLEGPYLNPKRRGAHIAAYIHKASLDEVKRLLDHADGTVKMMTLAAELQDEAVISCLLEHGVLLSLGHSDASFAEATAAYNNGFKTTTHLFNAMPPIHHRTPNLPVAVFNHPSAMASIIADGNHVDFEVVKMSHKLMGDRLFLITDAVTECDTGPYQHQLSGEKFITADGTLSGSNITLVQAVQNCVKYCEIPLYDAINKASALPAGLMGLSDEIGSLSVGSRANLLLLNAELQLRKVFVDGL; encoded by the coding sequence ATGATCGCAATCACCAATTGTAAGCTCTTCAAAGAGGGGCTGCTGTCAGCAGACCAGCATGTACTTATAGAAAATGGAAAAATCACAAAAATTTCCAATGAAACCATTCCAGATGGGTTTGAGCGTATAGATGCCAGGGGTGATTACCTTTGTCCTTCTTTTATAGACCTGCAGATCTATGGCAGTGGAGGCCAGCTTTTTTCGGCCTATCCGACAGCAGATACCTTAAAACAAATGGACGCAGACCTGATTGGAAAAGGCACTACTGGTTTCCTGGCCTGTGTGGCCACCAATAGCATGGAAATCGTTTACCAGAGTATTGATGCAGCCAAAGCTTATCGTGCGGAAGCCCGGGGTTTTTTAGGCCTGCACCTGGAAGGACCATATCTGAATCCTAAACGCAGGGGCGCACATATAGCAGCTTATATCCATAAAGCCAGTTTAGATGAGGTGAAACGTTTGCTGGACCATGCTGATGGCACGGTAAAGATGATGACCCTCGCTGCAGAACTTCAGGACGAGGCGGTGATCAGCTGTTTACTGGAACATGGTGTGCTTTTATCACTTGGACACAGTGATGCCAGCTTTGCTGAAGCTACTGCTGCTTATAACAATGGATTTAAGACTACTACGCATTTGTTTAATGCCATGCCGCCCATACATCACCGGACGCCAAATTTACCTGTTGCTGTATTTAACCACCCCAGTGCAATGGCCAGTATCATAGCGGATGGCAACCATGTGGATTTTGAGGTAGTAAAAATGAGCCATAAACTGATGGGCGACCGCTTATTTTTAATTACAGATGCGGTAACGGAATGCGATACCGGTCCTTATCAGCATCAGCTGTCCGGCGAAAAATTTATTACAGCAGATGGCACGCTTTCTGGCTCTAATATCACCCTGGTCCAGGCAGTACAAAATTGTGTAAAATATTGCGAAATTCCGTTGTATGACGCGATAAACAAGGCTTCAGCATTGCCTGCGGGTTTAATGGGACTGTCTGATGAAATCGGTTCTTTGAGCGTGGGCAGCAGGGCTAACCTGCTGCTGCTGAATGCTGAACTTCAGCTCCGTAAAGTTTTTGTGGACGGTTTGTAG
- the frr gene encoding ribosome recycling factor produces the protein MNDLIKKQLQDAQATMEKAILHCEAELTKIRAGKASAGMLDGIMVDYYGNPTPLSQVASINTPDARTLIVQPWEKTLLTPIERAIMEANIGINPQNDGIVIRLVVPPLTEERRKDLVKKVKEEAERGRITVRNIRKDANEKIKKLKGESVSDDEIKTGEAEVQKITDAYIIKVDKHAEAKEKDIMTV, from the coding sequence ATGAATGACCTCATAAAGAAACAATTACAAGATGCTCAGGCCACTATGGAAAAGGCTATTTTGCATTGCGAAGCTGAACTGACAAAAATTCGTGCAGGTAAAGCTTCGGCAGGAATGCTGGATGGCATCATGGTTGATTATTACGGAAATCCAACCCCTTTGAGCCAGGTGGCAAGTATCAATACTCCTGATGCGCGTACCTTAATTGTACAGCCATGGGAAAAGACCCTGCTTACACCTATAGAACGCGCCATTATGGAAGCAAATATAGGCATCAACCCCCAAAATGACGGTATTGTTATACGTCTGGTGGTTCCCCCGCTGACAGAAGAACGTAGGAAAGACCTGGTGAAAAAAGTGAAGGAAGAAGCCGAAAGAGGTCGCATTACTGTTCGTAACATCCGCAAGGATGCCAACGAAAAGATCAAAAAACTGAAAGGCGAAAGCGTTTCTGATGATGAGATCAAAACCGGTGAAGCTGAAGTGCAGAAGATCACGGATGCCTATATCATCAAAGTTGATAAACATGCAGAAGCAAAAGAAAAAGATATCATGACAGTTTAA
- the pyrH gene encoding UMP kinase translates to MKYKRILLKLSGESLMGDKQYGIDNEVVRQYAEDIKAVHDEGLEIAIVIGGGNIFRGLSAEKSGMDRAQADYMGMLATVINSMALQDALEKVGLKTRLLTAIKMEQICEPFIRRRAVRHLEKGRVVIFGAGTGNPYFTTDSAAALRAIEIKADVVLKGTRVDGIYTADPEKDPTATKYSEISFKEVYAKGLNVMDMTAFTLCEENNLPIIVFDMNKTGNFMKIANGDGIGTLVRS, encoded by the coding sequence ATGAAGTATAAACGGATCCTACTAAAATTAAGTGGCGAATCGCTGATGGGCGATAAGCAGTATGGTATTGATAACGAGGTAGTAAGACAATATGCGGAAGACATCAAAGCGGTACACGATGAAGGTCTTGAAATAGCAATTGTGATTGGTGGTGGTAATATTTTTAGAGGTCTGAGTGCTGAAAAATCGGGTATGGACCGTGCCCAGGCCGATTATATGGGCATGTTGGCCACTGTAATTAACAGTATGGCATTGCAGGATGCCCTGGAAAAAGTTGGCCTGAAAACCAGGCTCCTTACTGCCATAAAAATGGAACAGATCTGCGAGCCGTTTATCCGTCGCAGGGCAGTGCGCCACCTTGAAAAAGGGCGTGTTGTTATTTTCGGAGCGGGTACCGGTAACCCTTACTTCACAACAGATTCGGCTGCAGCGCTTCGTGCAATTGAAATTAAAGCAGATGTAGTATTGAAGGGGACACGTGTGGATGGAATCTATACGGCGGACCCGGAAAAAGACCCTACGGCCACAAAATATTCAGAAATATCTTTTAAAGAAGTTTATGCCAAAGGCCTGAATGTGATGGATATGACCGCCTTTACATTGTGTGAAGAGAACAACCTTCCGATCATTGTTTTTGACATGAACAAAACCGGTAATTTTATGAAAATAGCAAATGGTGATGGGATTGGTACGCTTGTAAGGAGCTGA
- the tsf gene encoding translation elongation factor Ts, protein MSTVQISAADVNKLRQQTGAGMMDCKKALIEANGDFEAAVDYLRKKGAKVAASRQDRDSNEGVVIAKATADGKRGVVVELNCETDFVAKNADFVALANTFTDLAIDKNPASLEELLALEVDGQKVSDIIVENTGKIGEKIGISKFETVTGDKVVPYIHGNYRLGVLVALNQAGAGVEEAGKDVAMQIAAMSPVALDKADVDATTIERETEIAKEQIRAEGKPEEMVEKIAAGKLNKFYKDSTLLNQEFVKDSSKDVRKFLNDVSNGLTVVAFKRVQLGA, encoded by the coding sequence ATGTCGACAGTACAAATTTCTGCAGCTGATGTAAACAAATTGCGCCAACAAACTGGTGCTGGTATGATGGACTGTAAAAAAGCATTGATCGAAGCGAACGGTGATTTCGAAGCTGCGGTTGATTATTTACGTAAAAAAGGCGCTAAAGTTGCTGCTTCCCGTCAGGATCGTGATTCTAACGAAGGGGTTGTTATTGCTAAAGCTACTGCTGATGGCAAACGCGGTGTAGTAGTTGAACTGAACTGCGAGACCGACTTTGTGGCTAAAAATGCTGATTTTGTTGCTTTGGCCAATACATTTACTGACCTGGCTATCGATAAAAATCCTGCTTCTTTAGAAGAGCTGTTAGCTTTAGAGGTTGACGGACAAAAAGTGTCAGATATCATTGTTGAAAACACAGGTAAAATCGGTGAGAAAATCGGTATCTCTAAATTTGAAACCGTTACTGGTGATAAAGTTGTTCCTTACATTCACGGTAACTACCGTTTAGGCGTATTGGTTGCTTTAAACCAGGCTGGTGCAGGTGTTGAGGAAGCCGGTAAAGATGTGGCTATGCAGATTGCTGCAATGAGCCCTGTTGCCTTAGATAAAGCTGATGTGGATGCTACTACTATTGAGCGCGAAACTGAAATTGCTAAAGAGCAGATCCGTGCTGAAGGTAAACCTGAGGAAATGGTAGAAAAAATTGCTGCCGGTAAATTAAATAAATTCTACAAAGACAGTACTTTGTTAAACCAGGAATTTGTTAAAGATTCATCTAAGGATGTACGTAAATTCTTAAACGATGTTTCTAATGGTTTAACTGTTGTTGCGTTTAAACGCGTACAATTAGGAGCTTAA